A single window of Coffea eugenioides isolate CCC68of chromosome 7, Ceug_1.0, whole genome shotgun sequence DNA harbors:
- the LOC113777222 gene encoding uncharacterized protein LOC113777222, giving the protein MVNVATPNYSAMYEASLRAEVEIVRIKEVEKAKRPRPIDVMGNPDNPRQKGVFRLVKRAKVNTKGTFGSGKAVGRVARNNTPIALECAYYHRRHPGECRWKTGACFNCRQVGHRAKDCPKPPTDVTKGPKASDAKPKANARVHAMTDMEIEGIDDVVTGALSINSVPAYVLFDCGASHSFVSKRFMKLLHMVLEWLDDPYRVSTPGNKILVSHIRYKGCQIDVGGKEFDADLVQIGMNDFDVILDMDWLAKNFAQVDCRHKRVKFAIPREELVYQGNVRKDKNKPSKYLLTSVQAIRALRKGAKGYLAYVMDSTSEVLSLDKIPIVREFPDVFPEDLPGIPPD; this is encoded by the coding sequence ATGGTGAATGTAGCTACTCCAAATTATAGTGCTATGTACGAGGCTAGTTTGAGAGCTGAAGTTGAGATAGTAAGGATTAAGGAGGTGGAGAAGGCTAAACGCCCAAGACCTATTGATGTCATGGGAAACCCAGATAATCCAAGACAAAAAGGGGTGTTTAGACTTGTCAAGAGGGCTAAAGTGAATACCAAAGGCACATTTGGATCGGGCAAGGCAGTAGGCAGGGTTGCTAGAAATAACACTCCTATAGCTCTGGAATGTGCCTACTATCACAGACGTCATCCAGGAGAGTGTCGTTGGAAAACAGGAGCCTGCTTCAATTGCAGACAAGTGGGCCATCGTGCTAAAGATTGTCCAAAACCCCCAACGGATGTGACCAAAGGACCTAAAGCCAGTGATGCTAAGCCAAAAGCTAATGCAAGAGTGCATGCGATGACTGACATGGAGATCGAGGGGATTGATGATGTAGTCACAGGTGCGCTTTCTATAAACTCTGTACCCGCTTATGTCCTCTTTGATTGTGGTGCATCTCATTCATTTGTTTCAAAAAGATTCATGAAGTTGCTTCATATGGTACTGGAATGGTTGGACGACCCCTATCGTGTCTCTACACCTGGGAATAAAATTTTAGTTTCTCACATAAGATATAAGGGGTGTCAGATTGATGTGGGAGGTAAAGAGTTTGACGCTGACCTAGTACAAATTGGCATGAATGACTTTGATGTAATTCTTGATATGGATTGGTTAGCAAAGAATTTCGCGCAAGTAGATTGTAGACATAAGAGGGTGAAATTTGCAATACCGAGAGAAGAACTTGTCTATCAAGGGAATGTTAGGAAGGATAAAAATAAGCCCAGTAAATACTTATTAACATCCGTACAAGCAATTAGAGCCTTAAGAAAAGGGGCAAAGGGATACTTGGCATATGTGATGGATAGCACTAGTGAAGTGCTATCTTTGGATAAAATCCCCATAGTGAGGGAATTCCCTGACGTGTTCCCTGAAGATTTACCTGGGATCCCCCCTGATTGA